The following proteins are encoded in a genomic region of Zea mays cultivar B73 chromosome 9, Zm-B73-REFERENCE-NAM-5.0, whole genome shotgun sequence:
- the LOC109942570 gene encoding uncharacterized protein, with amino-acid sequence MPLPNDMSVFKHGATLVGATKTEYIDDAIMNKLVWYVLHNADEVQEYLTLYREELSQQGARPNDVDRMVQQGFAKWFMSHVEKKRNENPELVSEGLWALSCGPARRVKTSTACKINGVQFSTVDREKFMQTQNSGVMTEGEHNGENIDFYGVLKEVIELQYNSNYQVRRSVVVFRCDWYNQVGKTVGIRDDSHFKSINVQSFWYKSDPFILADQAKKIFYLQDTTPQCKDFRVVQKFEHRNIYDVAEKYEGSNDVHQDDYCSDTEHIV; translated from the exons ATGCCATTGCCTAATGACATGTCTGTTTTTAAGCATGGTGCTACTCTTGTTGGAGCTACTaagactgagtacattgatgatgctatcatgaataagttagtttggtatgtgctacataatgCTGATGAAGTACAGGAATATTTGAC TCTGTACAGGGAGGAGCTATCGCAGCAAGGTGCACGTCCAAATGATGTTGATCGAATGGTTCAACAAGGATTTGCAAAGTGGTTTATGTCCCAT GTTGAGAAGAAGCGTAATGAGAATCCAGAATTGGTTAGCGAAGGACTGTGGGCACTGTCATGTGGCCCAGCTCGGCGAGTTAAGACTAGTACAGCTTGCAAGATTAATGGAGTGCAGTTTAGCACAGTGGATCGTGAGAAGTTCATGCAAACACAAAATAGTGGTGTAATGACTGAAGGTGAACATAATGGGGAGAACATAGATTTTTATGGTGTCCTTAAAGAGGTAATTGAGTTACAATATAACTCGAATTATCAAGTTCGTCGGTCGGTGGTTGTATTTCGATGCGATTGGTACAACCAAGTAGGAAAGACTGTGGGCATTCGAGATGACAGCCATTTCAAATCCATCAATGTGCAGTCATTTTGGTATAAGTCTGATCCTTTTATCTTGGCAGACCAAGCGAAAAAAATATTTTACCTGCAAGACACAACTCCACAATGTAAAGATTTCCGAGTTGTGCAGAAATTTGAACATAGGAATATTTATGATGTGGCTGAAAAATATGAGGGCAGTAATGATGTGCATCAGGATGATTATTGTTCTGATACAGAGCATATAGTGTAA